In one Hippocampus zosterae strain Florida chromosome 10, ASM2543408v3, whole genome shotgun sequence genomic region, the following are encoded:
- the golim4a gene encoding Golgi integral membrane protein 4a isoform X1, protein MGNGVCSRRQRRIFQVLLLVTVVCGMMYGGMVSYEMHKELKRTQATALKYQQHQESLSAQLQVVYEHRSRLEKSLQKERLEHKKAKEDYLVYKLESQQSLNKEKQDSTSKLSSLQVQHQMLKNQHEDLKKQYNDLQEQHHIQGNDHNRLLEEHKERYDKMQQVKEREVAQLKDNVFNLREENKQLRKAHHDIHMQLQDAQVRHQDLKTAHDQMALSLEDHKNALAAAQVQVNEYKELKETLNKAPNLRQPEQNSVLQQPDLKSQTTFVPGQPNEVPVVKWDDRDTASRLDQQEKETHSQSEVQSHPAMSEHTLSEKEEDGDAERKRELAEEEMAQAGQPQKLEEDDPDQQQEEEKEEVEGQQEPEQPDQNALDGRIHQPHPGQEANGELEGAKSAYEQQQEQQRLEAQKAETRRLIQMRQDSLQSQRERALREREAKLKEEQEREERQHQETDRREKLLREAHQRMKAKYENMEHNLDHLEEPHHPDSKEEKHSLLFNDDMKVPKHQQGAIGGGELDPEEDPNNQGEDEFEEAEEDQSHHRVPEDEVAEEEAEEEEPAARAQHVDSHHGPEHPAMEDELVIAGNPDQQEDDIDDQYQEDAEEEAQENIAGGEKKEAGDQVEEDGEETYNEENIEQGPRKEEAHRKDTEEENYEEEEGEEAGPGREKGNVGRAEM, encoded by the exons TGGTGTACGAGCATCGCTCACGACTGGAGAAGTCTCTTCAGAAGGAGAGGTTAGAGCACAAAAAGGCCAAAGAAG ATTACCTGGTGTACAAACTGGAATCGCAGCAGTCACTGAATAAGGAGAAG CAAGACTCCACCAGCAAACTCAGCTCGCTGCAAGTGCAACATCAGATGCTCAAG AACCAGCACGAGGACTTGAAGAAGCAGTACAATGACCTGCAAGAGCAGCATCACATCCAGGGAAATGATCACAATCGCCTGCTGGAAGAGCACAAAGAGCGCTACGACAAAATGCAGCAAGTCAAAGAACGGGAGGTGGCCCAGCTGAAAG ACAATGTTTTTAACCTCAGAGAGGAAAATAAGCAGCTGAGGAAAGCCCACCATGACATTCACATGCAACTGCAGGATGCTCAG GTGAGGCATCAAGACCTAAAGACGGCGCACGATCAGATGGCGCTGTCACTCGAAGACCACAAGAATGCGCTCGCGGCAGCTCAG GTACAAGTCAATGAATACAAAGAGCTGAAGGAGACCCTGAACAAGGCACCGAACTTGAGACAGCCCGAGCAAAACTCTGTGCTGCAGCAACCAGATCTCAAATCCCAGACGACCTTTGTCCCGGGGCAGCCAAATGAGGTGCCTGTAGTGAAATGGGACGACCGTGATACTGCGTCCAGG CTGGACCAGCAAGAGAAGGAGACCCATTCTCAGTCGGAGGTCCAGTCTCACCCCGCCATGTCGGAGCACACGTTGTCAGAGAAAGAGGAGGACGGAGACGCAGAGAGGAAGAGGGAGCTGGCTGAGGAGGAGATGGCCCAAGCGGGACAGCCTCAAAAGCTGGAGGAGGATGACCCCGATCAACaacaggaggaggaaaaagaggaagtggaAGGCCAGCAAGAACCGGAGCAGCCGGATCAGAATGCCTTGGACGGCCGGATACACCAGCCACAT CCGGGGCAAGAGGCGAACGGTGAGTTGGAGGGCGCCAAATCCGCTTacgagcagcagcaggagcagcagcgcCTGGAGGCTCAAAAGGCGGAAACGCGGCGGTTGATCCAAATGCGACAGGACTCCCTGCAGAGCCAGAGAGAAAGGGCGCTGAGGGAGAGGGAGGCCAAGCTGAAGGAGGAGCAGGAGAGGGAAGAGCGGCAGCATCAGGAAACAGACCGACGGGAGAAGCTGCTCAGAGAGGCCCACCAAAG GATGAAGGCCAAATATGAAAACATGGAGCATAATCTTGACCATCTGGAAGAACCGCATCACCCTGACAGCAAAGAAG AGAAACATTCTCTCTTATTCAACGATGACATGAAGGTGCCAAAACATCAGCAG ggtgcCATCGGCGGCGGTGAGCTGGACCCTGAGGAGGATCCCAACAACCAAGGAGAGGATGAGTTTGAAGAAGCAGAGGAAGACCAGTCGCATCACCGTGTTCCGGAGGATGAGGTGGCGGAGGAggaagcggaggaggaggagccggcAGCACGTGCCCAGCACGTAGACTCGCACCACGGCCCCGAACACCCCGCTATGGAGGACGAGCTGGTG atTGCTGGAAATCCTGATCAGCAGGAAGACGATATCGACGATCAGTACCAGGAGGACGCTGAGGAGGAG GCACAGGAGAACATTGCCGGTGGGGAGAAGAAGGAGGCGGGCGACCAAGTGGAGGAGGATGGAGAGGAGACGTACAATGAGGAGAATATAGAACAG GGACCACGCAAGGAGGAAGCTCACAGAAAAGACACTGAGGAGGAGAATTACGAGGAAGAAGAAGGCGAGGAAGCGGGGCCCGGTCGAGAGAAGGGAAACGTTGGACGGGCGGAGATGTAA
- the golim4a gene encoding Golgi integral membrane protein 4a isoform X3 — translation MGNGVCSRRQRRIFQVLLLVTVVCGMMYGGMVSYEMHKELKRTQATALKYQQHQESLSAQLQVVYEHRSRLEKSLQKERLEHKKAKEDYLVYKLESQQSLNKEKQDSTSKLSSLQVQHQMLKNQHEDLKKQYNDLQEQHHIQGNDHNRLLEEHKERYDKMQQVKEREVAQLKDNVFNLREENKQLRKAHHDIHMQLQDAQVRHQDLKTAHDQMALSLEDHKNALAAAQVQVNEYKELKETLNKAPNLRQPEQNSVLQQPDLKSQTTFVPGQPNEVPVVKWDDRDTASRLDQQEKETHSQSEVQSHPAMSEHTLSEKEEDGDAERKRELAEEEMAQAGQPQKLEEDDPDQQQEEEKEEVEGQQEPEQPDQNALDGRIHQPHPGQEANGELEGAKSAYEQQQEQQRLEAQKAETRRLIQMRQDSLQSQRERALREREAKLKEEQEREERQHQETDRREKLLREAHQRMKAKYENMEHNLDHLEEPHHPDSKEEKHSLLFNDDMKVPKHQQGAIGGGELDPEEDPNNQGEDEFEEAEEDQSHHRVPEDEVAEEEAEEEEPAARAQHVDSHHGPEHPAMEDELVIAGNPDQQEDDIDDQYQEDAEEEGPRKEEAHRKDTEEENYEEEEGEEAGPGREKGNVGRAEM, via the exons TGGTGTACGAGCATCGCTCACGACTGGAGAAGTCTCTTCAGAAGGAGAGGTTAGAGCACAAAAAGGCCAAAGAAG ATTACCTGGTGTACAAACTGGAATCGCAGCAGTCACTGAATAAGGAGAAG CAAGACTCCACCAGCAAACTCAGCTCGCTGCAAGTGCAACATCAGATGCTCAAG AACCAGCACGAGGACTTGAAGAAGCAGTACAATGACCTGCAAGAGCAGCATCACATCCAGGGAAATGATCACAATCGCCTGCTGGAAGAGCACAAAGAGCGCTACGACAAAATGCAGCAAGTCAAAGAACGGGAGGTGGCCCAGCTGAAAG ACAATGTTTTTAACCTCAGAGAGGAAAATAAGCAGCTGAGGAAAGCCCACCATGACATTCACATGCAACTGCAGGATGCTCAG GTGAGGCATCAAGACCTAAAGACGGCGCACGATCAGATGGCGCTGTCACTCGAAGACCACAAGAATGCGCTCGCGGCAGCTCAG GTACAAGTCAATGAATACAAAGAGCTGAAGGAGACCCTGAACAAGGCACCGAACTTGAGACAGCCCGAGCAAAACTCTGTGCTGCAGCAACCAGATCTCAAATCCCAGACGACCTTTGTCCCGGGGCAGCCAAATGAGGTGCCTGTAGTGAAATGGGACGACCGTGATACTGCGTCCAGG CTGGACCAGCAAGAGAAGGAGACCCATTCTCAGTCGGAGGTCCAGTCTCACCCCGCCATGTCGGAGCACACGTTGTCAGAGAAAGAGGAGGACGGAGACGCAGAGAGGAAGAGGGAGCTGGCTGAGGAGGAGATGGCCCAAGCGGGACAGCCTCAAAAGCTGGAGGAGGATGACCCCGATCAACaacaggaggaggaaaaagaggaagtggaAGGCCAGCAAGAACCGGAGCAGCCGGATCAGAATGCCTTGGACGGCCGGATACACCAGCCACAT CCGGGGCAAGAGGCGAACGGTGAGTTGGAGGGCGCCAAATCCGCTTacgagcagcagcaggagcagcagcgcCTGGAGGCTCAAAAGGCGGAAACGCGGCGGTTGATCCAAATGCGACAGGACTCCCTGCAGAGCCAGAGAGAAAGGGCGCTGAGGGAGAGGGAGGCCAAGCTGAAGGAGGAGCAGGAGAGGGAAGAGCGGCAGCATCAGGAAACAGACCGACGGGAGAAGCTGCTCAGAGAGGCCCACCAAAG GATGAAGGCCAAATATGAAAACATGGAGCATAATCTTGACCATCTGGAAGAACCGCATCACCCTGACAGCAAAGAAG AGAAACATTCTCTCTTATTCAACGATGACATGAAGGTGCCAAAACATCAGCAG ggtgcCATCGGCGGCGGTGAGCTGGACCCTGAGGAGGATCCCAACAACCAAGGAGAGGATGAGTTTGAAGAAGCAGAGGAAGACCAGTCGCATCACCGTGTTCCGGAGGATGAGGTGGCGGAGGAggaagcggaggaggaggagccggcAGCACGTGCCCAGCACGTAGACTCGCACCACGGCCCCGAACACCCCGCTATGGAGGACGAGCTGGTG atTGCTGGAAATCCTGATCAGCAGGAAGACGATATCGACGATCAGTACCAGGAGGACGCTGAGGAGGAG GGACCACGCAAGGAGGAAGCTCACAGAAAAGACACTGAGGAGGAGAATTACGAGGAAGAAGAAGGCGAGGAAGCGGGGCCCGGTCGAGAGAAGGGAAACGTTGGACGGGCGGAGATGTAA
- the golim4a gene encoding Golgi integral membrane protein 4a isoform X2: MGNGVCSRRQRRIFQVLLLVTVVCGMMYGGMVSYEMHKELKRTQATALKYQQHQESLSAQLQVVYEHRSRLEKSLQKERLEHKKAKEDYLVYKLESQQSLNKEKQDSTSKLSSLQVQHQMLKNQHEDLKKQYNDLQEQHHIQGNDHNRLLEEHKERYDKMQQVKEREVAQLKDNVFNLREENKQLRKAHHDIHMQLQDAQVRHQDLKTAHDQMALSLEDHKNALAAAQVQVNEYKELKETLNKAPNLRQPEQNSVLQQPDLKSQTTFVPGQPNELDQQEKETHSQSEVQSHPAMSEHTLSEKEEDGDAERKRELAEEEMAQAGQPQKLEEDDPDQQQEEEKEEVEGQQEPEQPDQNALDGRIHQPHPGQEANGELEGAKSAYEQQQEQQRLEAQKAETRRLIQMRQDSLQSQRERALREREAKLKEEQEREERQHQETDRREKLLREAHQRMKAKYENMEHNLDHLEEPHHPDSKEEKHSLLFNDDMKVPKHQQGAIGGGELDPEEDPNNQGEDEFEEAEEDQSHHRVPEDEVAEEEAEEEEPAARAQHVDSHHGPEHPAMEDELVIAGNPDQQEDDIDDQYQEDAEEEAQENIAGGEKKEAGDQVEEDGEETYNEENIEQGPRKEEAHRKDTEEENYEEEEGEEAGPGREKGNVGRAEM, from the exons TGGTGTACGAGCATCGCTCACGACTGGAGAAGTCTCTTCAGAAGGAGAGGTTAGAGCACAAAAAGGCCAAAGAAG ATTACCTGGTGTACAAACTGGAATCGCAGCAGTCACTGAATAAGGAGAAG CAAGACTCCACCAGCAAACTCAGCTCGCTGCAAGTGCAACATCAGATGCTCAAG AACCAGCACGAGGACTTGAAGAAGCAGTACAATGACCTGCAAGAGCAGCATCACATCCAGGGAAATGATCACAATCGCCTGCTGGAAGAGCACAAAGAGCGCTACGACAAAATGCAGCAAGTCAAAGAACGGGAGGTGGCCCAGCTGAAAG ACAATGTTTTTAACCTCAGAGAGGAAAATAAGCAGCTGAGGAAAGCCCACCATGACATTCACATGCAACTGCAGGATGCTCAG GTGAGGCATCAAGACCTAAAGACGGCGCACGATCAGATGGCGCTGTCACTCGAAGACCACAAGAATGCGCTCGCGGCAGCTCAG GTACAAGTCAATGAATACAAAGAGCTGAAGGAGACCCTGAACAAGGCACCGAACTTGAGACAGCCCGAGCAAAACTCTGTGCTGCAGCAACCAGATCTCAAATCCCAGACGACCTTTGTCCCGGGGCAGCCAAATGAG CTGGACCAGCAAGAGAAGGAGACCCATTCTCAGTCGGAGGTCCAGTCTCACCCCGCCATGTCGGAGCACACGTTGTCAGAGAAAGAGGAGGACGGAGACGCAGAGAGGAAGAGGGAGCTGGCTGAGGAGGAGATGGCCCAAGCGGGACAGCCTCAAAAGCTGGAGGAGGATGACCCCGATCAACaacaggaggaggaaaaagaggaagtggaAGGCCAGCAAGAACCGGAGCAGCCGGATCAGAATGCCTTGGACGGCCGGATACACCAGCCACAT CCGGGGCAAGAGGCGAACGGTGAGTTGGAGGGCGCCAAATCCGCTTacgagcagcagcaggagcagcagcgcCTGGAGGCTCAAAAGGCGGAAACGCGGCGGTTGATCCAAATGCGACAGGACTCCCTGCAGAGCCAGAGAGAAAGGGCGCTGAGGGAGAGGGAGGCCAAGCTGAAGGAGGAGCAGGAGAGGGAAGAGCGGCAGCATCAGGAAACAGACCGACGGGAGAAGCTGCTCAGAGAGGCCCACCAAAG GATGAAGGCCAAATATGAAAACATGGAGCATAATCTTGACCATCTGGAAGAACCGCATCACCCTGACAGCAAAGAAG AGAAACATTCTCTCTTATTCAACGATGACATGAAGGTGCCAAAACATCAGCAG ggtgcCATCGGCGGCGGTGAGCTGGACCCTGAGGAGGATCCCAACAACCAAGGAGAGGATGAGTTTGAAGAAGCAGAGGAAGACCAGTCGCATCACCGTGTTCCGGAGGATGAGGTGGCGGAGGAggaagcggaggaggaggagccggcAGCACGTGCCCAGCACGTAGACTCGCACCACGGCCCCGAACACCCCGCTATGGAGGACGAGCTGGTG atTGCTGGAAATCCTGATCAGCAGGAAGACGATATCGACGATCAGTACCAGGAGGACGCTGAGGAGGAG GCACAGGAGAACATTGCCGGTGGGGAGAAGAAGGAGGCGGGCGACCAAGTGGAGGAGGATGGAGAGGAGACGTACAATGAGGAGAATATAGAACAG GGACCACGCAAGGAGGAAGCTCACAGAAAAGACACTGAGGAGGAGAATTACGAGGAAGAAGAAGGCGAGGAAGCGGGGCCCGGTCGAGAGAAGGGAAACGTTGGACGGGCGGAGATGTAA